TGCTTGAGAAGGAGATTGAGGAAGAGTCTCAAGAAGGAGGCAGCGAAGGATGACAATTGAGAACTTCATGAACAAGGCGATTAGCCCTTGGATGAATCAAGAAGGCCCCGCATCAGATATCGTAATGAGTTCAAGAGTCCGTCTGGCGCGAAATGTCAGGGATCTTTCTTTCCCAACTGTTTTTACTGAGGAAGAAGCGGGTAAGATGCTTCGAAAGGTAGAAAATCGACTTGGCGGCCAGTACTTGCCGGGACTTGGCACATTAGAGATGGTGAGGCTCAAAGAGCTTCAGCCGCTTGAGAGGCAAGTTCTTGTGGAGAAGCATTTAATCAGTCCGCTTCTAGCAAAGGAGTTTGAGATGGGAGGAGTCCTTATCACCGAGAATGAAGAGGTTAGTATCATGGTGAATGAGGAGGATCATATTCGTATCCAATGCTTGTTTCCTGGTCTCCAGCTGAGGGAGGCATTGGATGTGGCAAGCCGTATAGACGATTTGCTAGAAAATGAGCTTGATTATGCGTTCGATGAGAAGCTTGGCTATTTGACAAGCTGCCCAACTAATGTCGGCACAGGCTTACGTGCTTCGGTTATGTTGCATTTGCCTGGGCTGGTACTGACGAGACAAATAGATCGAATCATCTCCGCAATTAATCAGCTTGGACTTGTCGTGCGAGGCATGTATGGAGAAGGCAGCGAGGCGCTCGGAAATATTTTTCAAATTTCAAACCAAATGACACTTGGAAAGACAGAAGAGACTATCGCTGAGGACTTGGACAGTGTAGTAAAACAAATAATTATGCAGGAAAAGGTTGCACGTGACACATTGGTGCAATCTTCAAACATACAATTGGAAGATAGGGTATTCCGCTCATTAGGAATATTATCAAATGCCCGCATCCTCGAATCTAAGGAAGCGGCGAAGTGTTTATCAGATGTCCGCCTGGGAATTGATTTGGGCTTCATCCCTAATATAACGAAACATATATTAAATGAATTAATGGTCGTAACGCAGCCTGGTTTTTTGCAGCGCTATGCAGGAGGGCCGCTGAATCCAAAAGAAAGAGATATCCGAAGAGCTTCTCTCATTCGGGAAA
The nucleotide sequence above comes from Pradoshia eiseniae. Encoded proteins:
- a CDS encoding protein arginine kinase; this translates as MTIENFMNKAISPWMNQEGPASDIVMSSRVRLARNVRDLSFPTVFTEEEAGKMLRKVENRLGGQYLPGLGTLEMVRLKELQPLERQVLVEKHLISPLLAKEFEMGGVLITENEEVSIMVNEEDHIRIQCLFPGLQLREALDVASRIDDLLENELDYAFDEKLGYLTSCPTNVGTGLRASVMLHLPGLVLTRQIDRIISAINQLGLVVRGMYGEGSEALGNIFQISNQMTLGKTEETIAEDLDSVVKQIIMQEKVARDTLVQSSNIQLEDRVFRSLGILSNARILESKEAAKCLSDVRLGIDLGFIPNITKHILNELMVVTQPGFLQRYAGGPLNPKERDIRRASLIRERLALEDKPNEE